A stretch of Chelmon rostratus isolate fCheRos1 chromosome 18, fCheRos1.pri, whole genome shotgun sequence DNA encodes these proteins:
- the LOC121622006 gene encoding prolyl endopeptidase: MFCRIQRVISKPLFQSLRQLFLLRSPRKLTSKMAFLYPQAYRDDAVVDDYHGSKVPDPYSWLEDPDSEKTQAFVSAQNQLTLPFLERCEVRDLFKERMTELYDYPKYSCPFKRGSRYFHFYNTGLQNQSVMYVQESLDAEPTVFLDPNTFSDDGTVALRGYAFSEDGEYLAYGTSASGSDWVEIHFLRVEDALPLEDRLERVKFSCMSWTHDGKGLFYNSYPDQEGKSDGTETSTNLHQKLYFHVLGTPQSEDVLCAEFPDHPKWMSGAEVSDDGRYVLLSIREGCDPVNRLWYCDLQTTPQGITGLLPWVKLIDNFDAEYEYVTNEGTLFTFKTNLDAPRYRLINIDFASPAQNNWKELIPQHDKDVIVFATCTYSSYLFVCFLHDVKNVLKMYRLSSGEELRTFPLDVGSVVGFTGRKRDSEIFYYFTSFLSPAIIYHCDLTREPLQPHIFREVTVKGFNPSDYQTTQIFYPSKDGTQIPMFIVHKKGIKLDGSHPGFLYGYGGFNISITPSYSVSRLIFVRHLGGVLAVANIRGGGEYGETWHKAGMLANKQNCFTDFQCAAEYLIKEGYTSPSKLTINGGSNGGLLVAACVNQRPELFGCAVAQVGVMDMLKFHKFTIGHAWTTDFGCSEDREQFEWLIKYSPLHNIRVPEGNGVQYPAVLLLTGDHDDRVVPLHSLKYIATLQYIVGRSPKQTNPLFILVDTKSGHGAGKPTSKVIQEVADTYAFIARCLNISWVK, translated from the exons ATGTTTTGCAGGATCCAGAGAGTGATTTCAAAACCACTATTTCAGTCACTGAGGCAGCTTTTTTTGTTACGCAGTCCCCGAAAACTGACCTCCAAAATGGCTTTTCTGTACCCACAGGCGTACCGTGACGATGCAGTT GTGGATGACTATCATGGCTCCAAAGTGCCAGATCCATACAGCTGGCTGGAGGACCCGGACAGTGAAAAGACACAG GCCTTTGTCAGCGCTCAAAACCAGCTGACGTTGCCATTTTTAGAGCGCTGCGAGGTGCGAGACCTGTTCAAGGAGCGTATGACTGAGCTGTATGACTACCCCAAGTATAGTTGTCCCTTCAAGAGGGGGAGCAG GTACTTTCACTTCTACAACACCGGTCTCCAAAACCAGAGTGTGATGTATGTGCAGGAGAGCCTGGACGCCGAGCCCACCGTCTTCTTGGATCCAAACACATTCTCTGATGATGGGACTGTTGCCCTGCGAG GCTATGCTTTCTCCGAGGACGGCGAGTATCTGGCGTATGGCACCAGTGCCAGTGGTTCAGACTGGGTGGAGATCCACTTCCTGCGGGTTGAAGACGCCTTGCCTCTGGAGGACCGCCTGGAGCGAGTCAAGTTTAGCTGCATGTCCTGGACTCATGATGGGAAGGGACTTTTCTACAACTCTTACCCCGACCAGGAGGGCAAGAGTGACG GCACTGAGACCTCCACCAACCTGCACCAGAAGCTATATTTCCATGTCTTGGGGACTCCGCAGTCCGAGGACGTGCTGTGCGCCGAGTTCCCTGACCACCCCAAATGGATGAGTGGAGCTGAG GTGTCAGATGATGGACGCTATGTGCTGCTGTCTATCAGGGAAGGTTGTGATCCGGTCAACAGACTGTGGTATTGTGACCTTCAGACCACACCTCAGGGTATTACAG GACTTTTGCCATGGGTGAAGCTTATCGACAACTTTGACGCCGAGTACGAGTACGTGACCAACGAGGGCACGCTGTTCACATTCAAGACCAACCTGGACGCCCCCCGTTACCGCCTCATCAACATCGACTTTGCCTCCCCAGCTCAAAACAATTGGAAAGAGCTCATCCCTCAACACGACAAGGATGTTATTG TGTTCGCCACCTGTACATACTCTAGctacctgtttgtgtgtttcctccacGACGTGAAGAATGTGTTGAAAATGTACCGTCTGAGCTCGGGGGAGGAGCTGAGGACCTTCCCTCTTGACGTCGGCTCCGTGGTGGGTTTCACAGGACGGAAGAGGGACTCTGAGATCTTCTACTATTTCACGTCTTTCCTCTCCCCAG CCATCATTTACCACTGTGACCTGACTAGGGAGCCGTTGCAGCCCCACATCTTCAGAGAGGTCACCGTCAAAGGCTTCAACCCCTCTGACTACCAGACCACCCAG ATCTTCTATCCCTCCAAGGATGGCACTCAGATCCCCATGTTTATCGTTCACAAGAAGGGCATCAAGCTGGACGGCTCCCATCCAGGTTTTCTGTACGGTTACGGTGGTTTTAACATCTCCATCACGCCGAGCTACAGCGTCTCCAGACTCATCTTTGTCAGACATCTGGGGGGCGTCCTGGCCGTTGCCAACatccgaggaggaggagagtacGGCGAGACCTGGCACAAAG CTGGCATGTTGGCCAACAAGCAGAACTGCTTCACAGACTTCCAGTGTGCAGCTGAGTATCTCATCAAGGAGGGCTACACTTCTCCTTCCAAGCTGACTATAAATGGAGGCTCCAACGGGGGCCTGCTTGTAG CGGCCTGCGTGAACCAGCGGCCGGAGCTGTTCGGCTGCGCCGTCGCCCAGGTGGGCGTCATGGACATGCTGAAGTTCCACAAGTTCACCATCGGCCACGCCTGGACCACAGACTTTGGCTGTTCTGAAGACAGAGAGCAGTTTGAGTGGCTCATCAA ATACTCCCCGCTCCACAACATCCGCGTCCCAGAGGGCAACGGGGTCCAGTACCCTGCGGTGCTCCTGCTGACAGGGGACCACGATGACCGGGTGGTGCCTCTCCACTCCCTCAAGTACATCGCCACCCTGCAGTACATCGTCGGCCGCAGCCCCAAGCAGACGAACCCCCTGTTCATCCTCGTGGACACAAAGTCGGGCCACGGCGCCGGCAAGCCCACCAGCAAGGTCATCCAGGAGGTGGCTGACACCTACGCCTTTATCGCCCGCTGTCTCAACATCTCCTGGGTCAAATAA